From the genome of Streptomyces sp. JH34:
TCAGCACGATCCCACCGACCGGGCCGAGTCCCTTGCCCGCCATCTTCTGGAGCTGGCCCAGGCCGAAGCCGGAGCGGAGGCCCAGGGCGAAGAAGGCGAAGACCACCGCGGCGAGCAGCGACATGACCGAGGAGTCGCACGCCTCGAAGACCGCGTAGGGCAGGGAGCCCTCCGCGGTGTTCGCGGTGCCGACGGTCCCGATCAGCATCAGGACGGGCGGCAGCAGCACCGTGATCAGGGCCAGGGTGAAGGAGGCCGGCCGCTTGCGGTTCTCCGGCTCGGGGCTCGACTCGGGTATGGGGCCCTTGTCCAGGTCCGGGGCCGGACCGAACCACCGTGAGGCGAACCTCGTCAGCAGCGGTCCGCTGATCACGGCGATCGGGATGCCGATGATCAGACCGTAGAGGATGGTCAGGCCGGTGTTCGCCCCGTACGCGGAGACGGCGAGGGTCGGGGAGGGGTGCGGCGGGAGCAGACCGTGCGAGATGTAGAGGCCGGCGGCCAGCGGCAGTCCGACGTACAGCAGGTGCGTGCCGGTGCGCTTGGCGACGGCGTACACCAGCGGTACGAGCATCACGAAGCTCACGTCGAAGAGATGCGGCATCCCGATGAGCAGGGCCGCGGCCGTGATCGCCGTGGGGATCCACTTGACCGGACGGGCGCCGATGAAGACGGTGGCGATCCGGTCCGCTCCGCCGGAGCCCAGCAGGATGCCGCCGAGTATGGTGCCCAGTCCGATCGTGGGACCGGTGCTCTTCAGGGCGTCGCCGAAGCCGTCCTGGAAGTGCTCGACGGTGTCGCCCGGGCCGAGGCCGGCGGCGAGTCCCAGACCGAGCGCGGACAGCGCCAGCGCCATGAACGGGTGGAGCTTGGCCTTGGTGATCAGCAGGATCAGGACGACGACCGCGGCGGCGCCCAGCAGGAGGTTCTGGAGGTCGGTGCTCATCATCGGCTCGCGTGGGTGACGGGGGTGCCGGTGGCGCGCGACGCACGCCCGGAGGTCCAGGCGTGGAGCAGGTCCGCGTCCGGGTCGGCGAGGTCGCCGAGCGTGATCAGGGCGCCGGCCCGCACGTCGCGTCCGAGCGTGGCGTGCGC
Proteins encoded in this window:
- a CDS encoding gluconate:H+ symporter; its protein translation is MSTDLQNLLLGAAAVVVLILLITKAKLHPFMALALSALGLGLAAGLGPGDTVEHFQDGFGDALKSTGPTIGLGTILGGILLGSGGADRIATVFIGARPVKWIPTAITAAALLIGMPHLFDVSFVMLVPLVYAVAKRTGTHLLYVGLPLAAGLYISHGLLPPHPSPTLAVSAYGANTGLTILYGLIIGIPIAVISGPLLTRFASRWFGPAPDLDKGPIPESSPEPENRKRPASFTLALITVLLPPVLMLIGTVGTANTAEGSLPYAVFEACDSSVMSLLAAVVFAFFALGLRSGFGLGQLQKMAGKGLGPVGGIVLILGAGGGLKAMLTATGIDKLISDYAVDWSIPPLLLAWLVAALLRICLGSATVATAAATGIVAPLIGAYPGLSPELLVLATASGAVMLSHVNDSGFWLFKEYYQLSVAQTFRTWTLMLSLQSLLSLGGVLLLSTFVGS